A stretch of DNA from Leucobacter luti:
TCGCTGTCACACTCGGGTGGTTCCCGACCTTCGGATCCGGAACCGGTTTCTGGGACACGATCTATCACCTGTTCCTGCCAGCGTTGGCGCTCGCAATCGCATTCGTCGTGCTCATCGGCAAAGTGACTCGCTCCTCAATGGTGGAGCAAATCGGGCGCGAACACGTTGAGGTCGCCACTAGTCGAGGGCTCACACGCGGCACCGTGATCCGGCGACATGTCTTCCGGAACGCAGTCGGGCCCATCGTCACCGTGAGCGGCCTGCTCGTTGCCGGGCTGCTTGTGGCCAGCACGATCGTGGAGTCCGCGTTCGGAATCTCCGGGCTCGGATCGCTGCTCGTGCAGTCTGTCGACCGCCTCGATTTTCCGGTTGTGCAAATGATCGTGCTGTTCGTGGTCGCCGCGTTCGTCGTGATCAACGCCATCGTTGACCTGCTTGAACCCCTGATCGATCCACGTGCCGCCGCAGGAGCTGATGCGCGATGACTATTCCCAACCCCACCACCGCGGTGCGCGTCATGCGTGCCCCGCGTGCTCGCCGCTCGAGCTGGCTGTTCCTCGTGAGCGCGATAGCGCTGGCCGTCGTGACGCTCGCGGCAGCTTTCGCCCCGTTTGTCGCGCCCTACGATCCGGACGCCGTTGACTTCCTCACCTTCAACGGTGGGCCGAGTGCCGCGCACTGGCTCGGAACTGACGGGCTCGGCCGCGACATCCTGAGCCGCATGATCTGGGGCGCGCGAACCGCACTGCTCGGACCACTCCTCGTCGTGGTGTTCTCGACGATCGTTGGAATCCTCCTCGGGCTCCTGGCCGGGTGGCGCGGCGGATGGATCGATGCCGTGCTCGGACGAGTGTTCGACGTGGTGTTCGCGTTTCCCGCCCTGCTGATCGCCATCATGGCGGTCGCCCTCTTTGGCAAGGGGCTTGTTGCCCCGGTGATTGCGATGAGCCTGGCCTACGCGCCGTACGTCGCTCGCCTTACCCGCTCGCTGATCGCGGCAGAGCGAAATCGGCCATACGTGTCCGCGTATCGAGTCCAGGGGTTCGGGGGTGCCTGGATCGCGCTGCGTCGAGTGCTACCCAACGTGTTCCCAATCGTCGGTGCACAATCCACGCTGAACTTCGGGTACGTACTCGCCGAACTCGCCGGGCTGTCATTCCTCGGCCTCGGGGTGCAAGCGCCGGCTGCCGACTGGGGCGCCATGATCAACGAGGCGCAGCCCGGTATCGCCGGAGGCCACTTCCTGCCCGCCGTGATCCCCGCGATCGCAGTCGTCATCGTCGTTGTCGCGGTGAACCTCATTGGCGAGGAACTCTCGGAACGAATCGGAGGGGGTGTGTCCGCATGACACTACTCAACATCTCAAACCTGACCCTCGACCTCCCGAGTGGCAAGCGCCTGCTCGATGGGATCACCATCGACGTCGCACCAGGCGAAACTGTCGGCCTCGTGGGTGAATCCGGATCAGGCAAGTCACTCACCGCCCGCTCAGTGCTCGGTCTACTGCCCCGCGGCGCCGTGATGGGCGGCTCAGTGACATGCGACGGGCACGAAGTGCTGGCTGCCTCGCGGCGAGAACTCCTCGAAGTGCGTCGAAGCAGTGCCGCGATGATCTTCCAGGACCCGCGCGCAGGGATCAATCCGATGCGCACCATTGGCGATCACATGACCGAGTCGCTGCGACTGTGCCAGGGGGTTTCTGCCGGAGCAGCGCGTGACCAAGCGATCGAACTGCTTGCCGCCGTGCGACTGCCCCGGCCAGAGGACCACTTCGGCCAATACCCGCATGAGTTCTCTGGCGGAATGCTGCAGCGCGTCATGATCGCCGGAGCGCTGACCAGCTCGCCGGCACTGCTGATCTGCGACGAGCCGACCACTGCGCTCGACGTCACAACGCAGGCCGAGATCATCGAAGTGCTCCAGGAACAGCGAGCCGCGCGCGGGATGGGAATGCTGTTCATCACTCACGACCTCAACCTCGCGGCCTCGATCTGCGATCGCGTCTCCGTGATGAGCGGCGGCCGTGTGGTGGAGCAGGGCACGGCGCGCCAGATCTTCACCGCGCCCAGCGATGCATATACGCAGCGGCTGATTGCCGCGACGCCGAATGTGGCGGCCAATGGCGCTGTGAGTGGGGGTGCCCACCCTGGGGTTGGGGGTTTTCCTGATGCTGATGCTGATGCTGATGCTGCGATGGGGGCTCCAACGGCGGCTAGAAGTTCGGGGGAAGCTGCGGATCCTGCGGGAGCTGTGCGATCCGTGATGCCTCCGGCCTCTGCTGCGCCCTTGCTACTCGTGACCGGCCTCTCGAAGACCTATCACCCGCGTGGCCGAGAGGCGGTTCAGGCGGTGCAGGACGCGTCCCTGGCGATCCCGCGCGGAGGAGCGCTCGGCGTGGTGGGGGAGTCTGGCTCGGGCAAGTCGACGCTGGCACGGATGATCATCGGCCTCGAGCAGCCGGACGCTGGCGCGCTCACCATCGCGGGTGCGCTGCGCACGGCGGTGCCGAAAGGGCGGGCCGCGCGGCTTGCTCGTGCCAGAAGTGCGCAGATGGTGTTTCAAGATCCGTACCTGTCGCTCGATCCGCGTATTGCCGTTGGCCAGGCCATCGAAGACGCACTGCGCCTGCACACGAAGCTGAACGGCCCCGACGCGACCTCGCGTGCGCTCGCGTTGCTTGACGATGTCGGGCTGAGTAGGGAGCATGCCGATGCCCTGCCCCGCACACTCTCGGGTGGGCAGCGGCAGCGCGTGGCGATTGCGCGTGCGATCGCGATTGAGCCTGACTTGCTCGTGATGGACGAGGCAACGAGCGCGCTCGACGTGTCAGTGCAGGCGCAGGTGCTCGACTTGCTTGCCCGCGTGCGCGAGGAGCAGGGGCTCACCGTCTTGTTCATCAGCCACGACCTCGGGGTCGTGCGGCGGGTGTGCGACGAGACGCTCGTGATGCGTCGTGGCGAGATCGTGGAGTCTGGTGCGACCGAGGCACTGCTGAGCCACCCGCAGCACGAGTACACACGAGCGCTGATCGCATCCGTGCCCCGCCCCGCGTGGGCCTAGGGCGGGGTCTGCTCGCGAGTCAGCCGTCTGCGAATCGACGAGGGAATGGGGTGTTCACGAGGGCATGGGTAGATTGCGGTGAAACACCCCTTCCCTCGTGAGATCCCCCTTCCCTCGTCGCATAGCGGGCCGGCAGAGTGGGTGTTCCTCCACAGCTCGCTATCGGGGTCGGCCAGAGCGAAGTTGTGCTGAACTCTCCCGTTGGTCGGCCAACCCCGCCCGGGCTCCGCAACGATAGGTCGATGGATACACCCCAGGAGGTTCGGCGGGCAACTCAGCTGCTGCTGCACGTTGACGGCTTGGCACAGCGCGGCATCACGCGGCGTGAGATTGACTCTGCCGTGTCAGCATCGCGTCTGGTTCGCGTCCGACCAGGGTGGTACGTCGAGGCGAGTCAGTGGCAGAGCGGGCGGAGCGAGCAGAAACACCTGCTCGCGATTCTCGCCGCGCAGCAGAGCACGCTGCGACGGCCGATCCTTTCGCATCGGAGCGCCGCAACACTGCACGGGCTCCCGGTATGGTCGCGTTGGATGACCCGAACGGCTGCTCTCCCGCAGGGGCGCGCGAGCCTGGCAGACGAACGATCAGTCGACCTCACCGTGGGTCCGTCGGAGTACAACGCAGGTTCATCCGCGACAGCCCGGCATCGTGCAGCGCTGCCCTCAGCCGACACGACCCAGATCGCGGGGCTGCGGCTGACCTCGGGAGAGCGCACGGTGTTCGATCTCGCGCGGAGTGAGCCATTTCCGGTGGCACTTGCCTGCGCCGACGCCTATTTGCGCGGCACTGTCCGCGTCGGTCGGCTGGTGGACCGAGCCTCCTGGAACGCGTGGCTGGAGCAGCTGGTGTCACGTGCGGACGCGATGCCGCGTGGACGGGGCATGGCCGCCGTGCGCGCGCTTGCCGTGCTCGCAGATCCGCGATCCGACTCTCCGCTTGAGAGTGTCAGCCGCCTGCGCGCGCTGCAACTCGGGCTCACATCAGAACTGCAGGTGGCAGTGCCGAACGAGCGCGGCGGGAGCTACTATCTTGACCTGCTGTTCCGAGAACTGGGGGTGTTCGGTGAGTGCGACGGGAAAGCCAAATACACGGACCCAGCTCTCCGGAACGGGAGAAGCGCGGATGAGGTGGTGTACTCCGAGAAGCGGCGGCACGACTGGATCGAGGGCAGCCAAGGGTGGCGCGGTGTGCGCTGGGGCGCCCCAGAAGTCTCGACAGCTGCCTCATTCGCACGGCACCTGCGGGCGCAGCGGGTGAGAGTGCCAGGTCGTCCGAGCCTCGTGCTTGGGCCGGGCATTGCGCGGTTTCTGAGGCAACTCGGCCCCTAGGATTCCGCGCCTAGAGCACTGCAGCTGGGGTCGTCCCTGAGACCGCAGCACCCTCCGGGGGCGGGACCGGGGATGCAGCGGGACAGCGAACCAGAGCTTCTCCACCGTGGCAAGGTATTGCGACTGCGACTGCGACTGCGACTGCGACTGCGACTGCGTCTGCGTCTGCGTCTGCGTCTGCGTCTGCGTCTGCGTCTGCGTCTTCGCCACTCCTGCGCCCGAGCTGCGGCAGCAGGATCTTTGACGATTCCCAAGGGTTAGGGGGAGGGGTTCTGGGCCGGGAGCCGCAGTTGGAGCGCGTCTCGTTGGGTGCATGTGTCGACGAGCTGGTTCAACTCACCCAGGAGTCGCCAAACACGTGAGCCGACAGACGCAGCCACGACGGCCGTGTACCCCGACCGTCGTGGACTGCAGTAGTGCAGTTGACTCAACTCGCGGCTGCTGCTGCCACCGCTGACACTGCTGCCGCCGCGCCACCGCTGACAGGGCTACAGGCAGCGCCCGTGGCGCAGCGAAGCGCGCGTTCGCTACTCCTCAGGGACGTCGAGGCCGTTCACGCGCTGAATCTCGCGCTGGTACTCGGCGACGACGCTGCGGGAAACGCGGCAATCGAGCAGGATCGTGCCCGTGGCACCCGCTGCGGTCCACTCGCCGAGCGCGTCGAGATCGGCGAGGGACTCGACGAGCACTCCCTGTGCACCGAGGGCAGTGGCGAGCCCCGCGAAGTTGACGTCGGGGATCAGCATGGGGCCCTCGTCGAGTCCCATGACGCCGTACAGGTGCACTTCTGCGCCGTACGCACCGTCGTTCCACACGACGATGACGGTGCTGGCTGAGGTGCGGATCGCTGTCTCGAGATCGGCGAGTGCCATCAGTCCACCGCCATCGCCTGTGCTGAGCACGATGGTGGTGTCGGGCACTGCTGCTGCAACTCCCGCAACGGTCGGGAAGCCCAGGCCGATCGTCTGGTATGCGGTGCCGACCATGATCATGCGCTCAGGCGATGCGACCGGCCAGTACATGTTCGCCCAGCCAATGAAGTGACCGCCGTCCGTGGTCACGTGCCGATTCGCTGGCAGCTGCTCGTCGATGCGCACGGCAACGGCGCGCGGATCGAGGCGACCATCGGCGCAGATGCCGTCGGGGTGCTCCGCAAGGCCTGTCGCGCGCACTCGGAGTGCTCCGCCCGGCTCCAGCCCGGCAACCTGTGTGCGCCAGCCGGCGCTGCTCGGGATCGCCGTTTCGAGTGCACCCAGCATCGCGGTCAGTGTCGCGCGGGCGTCCCCTTGGAGCAGGATGTGCGTGATGGGCAGATTCGATTTCGGTGGCGCGACTTGCTCGGTGTCGATCCGGATCACCGTGGTCCCAGCGCCGAACAGATCACCGAATCGCATGGTGAACTGGTTCAGGGCTGCACCAACGACGAGCACGACATCTGCCTGCGCGATGGTTTCCATAGCGGGAATCTGGCCGAAACCGCCGGTGATGCCCAGGTCGTACTGTTCGGCGGGGAAGATTCCGCGCCCGAGTGCCGTCGTGGAGGTCAGCGCGCCGAGCGCCTCGGCCACGCGACCGAGCTCGAGTGAGGCCCCGGAGAGGTGCGCGCCACGGCCAGCGATGATGTGGGGGCGCTCGGCTTCGAGCAGTGCTCGCACCGCGGCCTGCACTTGGTGCGCTGCGATCCCCGCAATGGAGTCGGTCTCTGGGCGTGCTGGCTCAGGGATCGAGGTGTTTGCAACGGACGCGCTCAGCGCGGCCAGCACGGCGGGATCATTCAGATCAATACCGGTGGAGGCCTGGGCTGGTGCTGCAGGAGCGACGGACGGGGCGGACACGAGGTCGTACGGGATCCCGAGCACGACGGGGCGGCGGAATCGCTCAGCGTAGGACACCGCGCGTTCGACAGTGCGCTCGATGTTCGTCACCGACAGCATGTGGGTGCGCACTCCGAGCGCGGCTGCGAGCATTTCCTGGTCGACGTCCCACGGTCGTGGGCCGGCGCTCGGCGCATCGCCGACGACCACGAGCATTGGCGTGCGCGCCTGCGCGGCCTCGGCGAGCGCGGTCAGCATGTTCGTAAAGCCGGCCCCATAGGTGGTGGTGGCGATTGCGAGTTTGCCGCTCACACGTGAGTACGCGTCAGCCGCCGCAACTGTCGCAGCCTCGTGCCGGACAGCAGTGTAGGTGACTCCGACCTGGGAGAGATTATCGATGAGGTGAGCGTTGCCATTGCCCATCAGACCAAAGCTGCGTTCAGCATGGCGGGCGAGGGCTTCGGCAAGCGTACGCGTGAGCGTAGCGGGAGTTGACATCACAGATCCTTTGGAAAAACGAGTGGATTGGAACCGTGTATGTCTCGCTGGGCAACTATGCCGCAGCAGCAGCGCCCCTTTTTCGCGCGCCTTAGCCGGCCGGGTCGGAGTACGTCTCAACCGGGCTGGACGGTTTTATCTTAGTGGAACTCAACACCCTGGAGGCGAACCGGGTCAGCGATAGTTTTCCGCGATCCGTTCGGCGGTCTGCTGGAGCGCGGCGACCACTGCATCGATGGACTCGGGCAGGTTGAAATGCACGACCGCGACGGCTGCTGGAGGTTCGCCTTCGAGGCGGAGCGGCACCGCGATCGCGGTCACCCCGTCGATGACTTCGTTGCGGCTCACCGCGTAGCCGTCGCGCTGCGCTGTGCGTGCGGCCTCGCTGAGTGTGGCCTCGCCGAAGGCAGCGATTCGTTCGGCCGGAGTGAGTGACGACTCGATTGCGTGCCCTGGTGCGCCGCGATCCACGGGATGGCGCACGCCGGGGTTGCGCGCGATCGTCGCTGAGACATTTGAGGGTTCAACGGATACCAGGGTCACTACTTCATCGGCGTCGAGCACCGTGATGAACGCGGTCATGCCGAGCTCATAAGCGAGTTCGGAGACGGGGTGCATGGCTGCGGTGTGCAGGATCGGCGCGACGCCGCGCGCGAGCACGGTGAGCTTGGGCCCGAGACGTATCCTGCCGGCTGGATCGCGGGCGACGAAGCGGTGCTGCTCCAGAGTGCGCAGGATTCGATATGCATTTGAACGGTGCACGCCGAGCCCGTCCGCGAGTTCGGTGATGGTCATGGGTGTCTCGGCCTCGGCGAGAATTTCGAGCGCGCGGAGCCCGCGCGACAGCGTCTGTGAACCGGCCGTTGGGCCGGTGCTCTCTCTAGTCGGGGTCATGGTGTCCATTCTGGCGGATGCTGGGGGCAGAAGATGTTGTGCGAACGCGCGCCGCGGTTTATCCTGAATGTGCGATATTCAAACTTCGTGTTCATATAGTGAACGCGGCTGAGCAAAAGGGCTCGGCAGAGTGAGGAGAAACAGTGCAGTTCCACCACTACGGATATGTTTCCACCGATCCACGCGTCCAGCCGGCCGCGGGAGTTGGACTGGATCGACCCGAAGAGCTTCCCGCCGAAATCGACGTGCTGATTGTCGGATCGGGCCCGGCGGGCATCGTCGCTGCCGCGCAGCTCGCGCAGTTCCCGAACGTCGTCACTCGCGTCGTCGAGCGCCGCGACGGGAGGCTCGTGCTGGGGCAGGCCGACGGCATTCAGGCGCGCAGTGTCGAGACATTTCAGGCATTTGGCTTCGCACGATCCATCATTGATGAGGCGTACCAGATCACGGAGACGAGCTTCTGGTCTCCGGATCCCGCGAACCCGAAGAACATCGTGCGCAGCGGAGTCACCCCGGATGATCCGCAGGGGATCAGCGAGTTTCCGCACCTGATCGTGAACCAGGCGCGCGTGATCGACTACTTCGCTGAGTACGCACGGCGCGCACCCGCACGCGGCAATATTGACTACGGCTACGAGTTCGTCGACCTCGCCGTTGGCGAAGGGGAGTACCCCGTCGCGGTGACGCTGCGCAAGGTCACCGGGCAGACCGGAGCCGGTCTCAACGCCGCCACCGCCGCCGATGCGATCTCGGGTGACACCGTCGTGGTGCACGCGAAGTATGTGATCGGCGCGGACGGTGCGAGCTCCCGGGTGCGCCGCTCGATCGGGGGGTCCCTCTCCGGATCCACGTCGATGCACGCCTGGGGGGTCATGGACGTGCTGTCGGTCACTGATTTTCCGGATATCCGCAAGAAGTGCATCATCCACTCGGAGGCGGGGAGCATCCTGCATATCCCGCGCGAGGGCAACCACCTGGCGCGGATCTATGTCGACCTCGGTGAGACCGACGAGCATGACCGCGGCAAAGTCCGCAATACGCCGCTCGAAGATGTCATCGCGCAGGCGAACGCGATTATGCACCCGTACACGCTTGATGTGCGGAATGTCGCCTGGCACAGCGTCTACGAGGTGGCGCACCGGCTTACCGATCGCTTCGACGACGCCGAGACGTCGCCCGACGGCAAGTCTCGGGTGTTCTTGATGGGCGACGCCTGCCACACGCACAGCGCCAAAGCGGGCCAGGGCATGAACGTCTCCATGCAAGACGGCTGGAACCTCGGCTGGAAGCTTGGCTACGTGCTCGAGGGGCGCAGCCCGGAATCGCTGTTGCAGACGTATTCCGATGAGCGCCGCGTCACCGCGAAGAACCTGATTGACTTTGATCGCGAGTGGTCGACGCTCATGGCGAAGAAGCCGGAAGAGTTTGACTCTCCGGGCGAGCTCGCGGATTTCTACGTGCGCACGGCGGAGTTCCCAGCCGGCTTCATGACCGAGTACACCGAGTCGATGCTGACGGGCAATGCGGCGCACCAGGAGCTCGCCACGGGCTTCCCACTGGGGAAGCGCTTCAAGTCAGTGGAGACCACGCGTGTGGCGGATGCTGTCGATGTGCACCTGGGTCATCACCACCGCGCCGACGGCCGCTTCCGGATCTACGCCTTCGCAGACGCCGCAGGGACACAGCTCGCTGAATGGGCCGAGTGGTTGCTCGCAAACACGGAGTCTCCGCTCCAGCGCTTCACGCCGCTGGGCGGCGACCTCGACTCGATCTTTGATGTCAAGGCTGTGTTCCAGCAAGAGCACCATGCCGTCGACATTATGGATGTGTCGAAGCTGTTCCTCCCGCTGACCGGGCCGTTCCAGTTGGTCGACTACGAAAAGATCTACGCCGCGAAACCGGAGACCGACATTTTTGAGGAGCGCGGGATCAGCCGCGACGGCGCAGTAGTCGTG
This window harbors:
- a CDS encoding FAD-dependent monooxygenase, whose product is MQFHHYGYVSTDPRVQPAAGVGLDRPEELPAEIDVLIVGSGPAGIVAAAQLAQFPNVVTRVVERRDGRLVLGQADGIQARSVETFQAFGFARSIIDEAYQITETSFWSPDPANPKNIVRSGVTPDDPQGISEFPHLIVNQARVIDYFAEYARRAPARGNIDYGYEFVDLAVGEGEYPVAVTLRKVTGQTGAGLNAATAADAISGDTVVVHAKYVIGADGASSRVRRSIGGSLSGSTSMHAWGVMDVLSVTDFPDIRKKCIIHSEAGSILHIPREGNHLARIYVDLGETDEHDRGKVRNTPLEDVIAQANAIMHPYTLDVRNVAWHSVYEVAHRLTDRFDDAETSPDGKSRVFLMGDACHTHSAKAGQGMNVSMQDGWNLGWKLGYVLEGRSPESLLQTYSDERRVTAKNLIDFDREWSTLMAKKPEEFDSPGELADFYVRTAEFPAGFMTEYTESMLTGNAAHQELATGFPLGKRFKSVETTRVADAVDVHLGHHHRADGRFRIYAFADAAGTQLAEWAEWLLANTESPLQRFTPLGGDLDSIFDVKAVFQQEHHAVDIMDVSKLFLPLTGPFQLVDYEKIYAAKPETDIFEERGISRDGAVVVVRPDHYVAAVLPLSDPAALASFFEPIFLAR
- a CDS encoding ABC transporter ATP-binding protein, whose protein sequence is MTLLNISNLTLDLPSGKRLLDGITIDVAPGETVGLVGESGSGKSLTARSVLGLLPRGAVMGGSVTCDGHEVLAASRRELLEVRRSSAAMIFQDPRAGINPMRTIGDHMTESLRLCQGVSAGAARDQAIELLAAVRLPRPEDHFGQYPHEFSGGMLQRVMIAGALTSSPALLICDEPTTALDVTTQAEIIEVLQEQRAARGMGMLFITHDLNLAASICDRVSVMSGGRVVEQGTARQIFTAPSDAYTQRLIAATPNVAANGAVSGGAHPGVGGFPDADADADAAMGAPTAARSSGEAADPAGAVRSVMPPASAAPLLLVTGLSKTYHPRGREAVQAVQDASLAIPRGGALGVVGESGSGKSTLARMIIGLEQPDAGALTIAGALRTAVPKGRAARLARARSAQMVFQDPYLSLDPRIAVGQAIEDALRLHTKLNGPDATSRALALLDDVGLSREHADALPRTLSGGQRQRVAIARAIAIEPDLLVMDEATSALDVSVQAQVLDLLARVREEQGLTVLFISHDLGVVRRVCDETLVMRRGEIVESGATEALLSHPQHEYTRALIASVPRPAWA
- a CDS encoding ABC transporter permease, translating into MTIPNPTTAVRVMRAPRARRSSWLFLVSAIALAVVTLAAAFAPFVAPYDPDAVDFLTFNGGPSAAHWLGTDGLGRDILSRMIWGARTALLGPLLVVVFSTIVGILLGLLAGWRGGWIDAVLGRVFDVVFAFPALLIAIMAVALFGKGLVAPVIAMSLAYAPYVARLTRSLIAAERNRPYVSAYRVQGFGGAWIALRRVLPNVFPIVGAQSTLNFGYVLAELAGLSFLGLGVQAPAADWGAMINEAQPGIAGGHFLPAVIPAIAVVIVVVAVNLIGEELSERIGGGVSA
- a CDS encoding ABC transporter permease → MTYARRIAAKLGALLLTLFLASLLVFFSRFLVPGDPVSFLLRGRKPSPEAVAAVTEQFGLDLPAWEQYVNWVFGIFRGDFGRSLQYRQDVATVIGDRLPVTLGLVVLAALMIAIVGISGGVIAALNRGKLADRAMLIFLTVLGAIPSFVGSIVLIAVFAVTLGWFPTFGSGTGFWDTIYHLFLPALALAIAFVVLIGKVTRSSMVEQIGREHVEVATSRGLTRGTVIRRHVFRNAVGPIVTVSGLLVAGLLVASTIVESAFGISGLGSLLVQSVDRLDFPVVQMIVLFVVAAFVVINAIVDLLEPLIDPRAAAGADAR
- a CDS encoding IclR family transcriptional regulator, which encodes MTPTRESTGPTAGSQTLSRGLRALEILAEAETPMTITELADGLGVHRSNAYRILRTLEQHRFVARDPAGRIRLGPKLTVLARGVAPILHTAAMHPVSELAYELGMTAFITVLDADEVVTLVSVEPSNVSATIARNPGVRHPVDRGAPGHAIESSLTPAERIAAFGEATLSEAARTAQRDGYAVSRNEVIDGVTAIAVPLRLEGEPPAAVAVVHFNLPESIDAVVAALQQTAERIAENYR
- a CDS encoding thiamine pyrophosphate-binding protein, which produces MSTPATLTRTLAEALARHAERSFGLMGNGNAHLIDNLSQVGVTYTAVRHEAATVAAADAYSRVSGKLAIATTTYGAGFTNMLTALAEAAQARTPMLVVVGDAPSAGPRPWDVDQEMLAAALGVRTHMLSVTNIERTVERAVSYAERFRRPVVLGIPYDLVSAPSVAPAAPAQASTGIDLNDPAVLAALSASVANTSIPEPARPETDSIAGIAAHQVQAAVRALLEAERPHIIAGRGAHLSGASLELGRVAEALGALTSTTALGRGIFPAEQYDLGITGGFGQIPAMETIAQADVVLVVGAALNQFTMRFGDLFGAGTTVIRIDTEQVAPPKSNLPITHILLQGDARATLTAMLGALETAIPSSAGWRTQVAGLEPGGALRVRATGLAEHPDGICADGRLDPRAVAVRIDEQLPANRHVTTDGGHFIGWANMYWPVASPERMIMVGTAYQTIGLGFPTVAGVAAAVPDTTIVLSTGDGGGLMALADLETAIRTSASTVIVVWNDGAYGAEVHLYGVMGLDEGPMLIPDVNFAGLATALGAQGVLVESLADLDALGEWTAAGATGTILLDCRVSRSVVAEYQREIQRVNGLDVPEE